One bacterium genomic region harbors:
- a CDS encoding SPASM domain-containing protein — translation MVERHQKVMGSDLFEKIVSEAAPLTDEVCLHLMGEPLLHTGFADFLEKCAYHALPVNLTTNGMLLNASREELLLNPIIRQVNFSLQSFEGNFKGQDISTYLSKIFSFTQKALVLRPDLYINFRLWNLKETSDAVLNQDLLHRIENEFKVTINPQVDVSLNKSKKLKGRLYLHFDSRFEWPNPNNSIRSETGFCHGLGSHIGIHADGSVVPCCLDKEAVINLGSVNDQSLMSILESPRAKAIHQGFQNGKLVEDLCKRCRFIERFDGKVI, via the coding sequence ATGGTAGAACGCCATCAAAAAGTGATGGGGTCAGATTTGTTTGAAAAAATTGTGAGTGAGGCTGCCCCCTTAACTGATGAAGTTTGTCTTCATCTCATGGGCGAACCTCTTTTGCATACGGGATTTGCCGATTTTTTAGAAAAATGTGCGTATCATGCGCTGCCTGTTAATCTTACTACCAACGGCATGCTGCTTAATGCTTCTCGTGAAGAACTTTTGCTTAACCCTATCATTCGTCAGGTAAATTTTTCGCTGCAGAGTTTTGAAGGCAATTTTAAGGGGCAGGATATTTCTACTTATTTAAGTAAAATATTTTCTTTTACACAAAAAGCACTGGTTTTGCGTCCCGATCTTTATATCAATTTCAGGCTCTGGAACTTAAAAGAAACGAGTGATGCTGTTCTTAATCAAGATCTACTGCACCGTATCGAAAATGAATTTAAGGTCACGATTAATCCTCAGGTGGATGTGAGCTTGAATAAAAGTAAAAAATTAAAGGGACGCCTCTACCTGCATTTCGATTCGCGCTTTGAATGGCCAAATCCCAACAATTCTATCCGATCGGAAACCGGTTTTTGCCATGGGTTAGGCTCTCATATTGGCATTCATGCCGATGGTAGCGTGGTGCCGTGTTGTTTGGATAAGGAGGCGGTGATCAATTTGGGATCGGTGAACGATCAATCCCTTATGTCCATTCTAGAGAGCCCGCGTGCCAAGGCGATTCATCAAGGCTTTCAAAACGGAAAACTGGTAGAAGATTTATGCAAACGCTGCCGGTTTATTGAG